From Microbacterium sp. LWH11-1.2, one genomic window encodes:
- a CDS encoding shikimate 5-dehydrogenase, translating to MTMLNKDMTLCISLSARPSNNGTRFHNFLYEALELNWIYKAFAPTDLGQAIAGVRGLGIRGCAISMPYKEDVIALVDRMDPSATAIDSVNTIVNDDGVLTAYNTDYSAIAQLIERNGLDAGSSVLLRGSGGMAKATAAAFRDAGFTDVTIIARNEANGGALARLYGFDWLPDAGAATADVLVNVTPIGMAGGAEEHALSFPAETIAAASVVFDVVALPAETPFVAAGRAAGKTVITGAEVATLQALEQFVLYTGIRPSSDQVRAAEEFMRDAR from the coding sequence GTGACGATGCTGAACAAGGACATGACGCTGTGCATCTCGCTGTCGGCGCGGCCGAGCAACAACGGCACGCGGTTCCACAACTTCCTCTACGAGGCGCTCGAGCTCAACTGGATCTACAAGGCCTTCGCCCCGACCGACCTCGGCCAGGCCATCGCCGGCGTGCGCGGTCTCGGCATCCGCGGCTGCGCGATCTCGATGCCCTATAAAGAGGACGTCATCGCGCTCGTCGATCGGATGGATCCGTCGGCGACCGCGATCGACTCGGTCAACACGATCGTGAACGACGACGGCGTGCTCACCGCGTACAACACCGACTACTCCGCCATCGCGCAGCTGATCGAGCGCAACGGTCTCGATGCCGGGTCGTCGGTGCTGCTGCGGGGCTCGGGCGGCATGGCGAAGGCGACGGCTGCGGCCTTCCGCGACGCAGGATTCACCGACGTGACGATCATCGCCCGCAACGAGGCGAACGGCGGCGCCCTGGCCCGGCTCTACGGGTTCGACTGGCTCCCGGATGCCGGTGCCGCCACAGCCGATGTGCTCGTGAACGTCACCCCCATCGGCATGGCGGGAGGAGCCGAGGAGCACGCACTCTCGTTCCCGGCCGAGACGATCGCCGCGGCATCCGTCGTCTTCGACGTCGTCGCGCTCCCGGCCGAGACCCCCTTCGTGGCTGCGGGGCGCGCGGCGGGCAAGACCGTCATCACCGGCGCCGAGGTGGCGACGCTGCAGGCGTTGGAGCAGTTCGTGCTCTACACCGGCATCCGTCCTTCTTCCGACCAGGTGCGCGCGGCCGAGGAGTTCATGCGTGACGCACGGTGA
- a CDS encoding substrate-binding and VWA domain-containing protein codes for MSAPRIAPRSIARRTTAALAATAIAALVLAACTGGGDEGTTTDGSQGFPDDGCTHITIATSSEKVNMLDELAAAFKDSPEHEGLETCATVRPTNVSSGNAARYLTAGDDWPSDDRALWPTLWSPASTVWTDRVAAAASPSLVGEPASFTRTPVVFGMPEPMAKALGYPEKPISITDLEGLCQDPSGWGSVGKDIWGAFKISKTNPNTSTTGLSTILMQSYEASGKADALTSEDVDAAADFSRVFEECVIHYGDTTGNVLSTLYDETQNGANGSAYVSAVALEETSLLNYNQGNPDSHTVQPGETLTPPKTKLVAVYPAGGSMWSDNPVTVLGADWVTAEQRAAGEAFAEFLQSTPAQKVLPEYGFRPLDESVPLGDLFTAKFGVDPAQPAVTLPKPEVDVISTAIDQWTQVRKPSSVLELIDISGSMDDPIGDGRSRLDGAIEGAQTTLGHFRSSDEVGVWAFTTGISSDEGDGIQVLRDVTALGADGEKLDSSLDDLRYAQRNGTPLYDAVLTAYEAMSERAEPGRINAIVVLSDGEDTDSTTSLDSLIAKIGKSSKEGGDDAPVRIFTIAYGEGADPTALQRIADATGGQMFDASDAERIDLVFASVINNF; via the coding sequence ATGAGCGCGCCTCGCATCGCCCCACGGTCCATCGCCCGGCGGACGACCGCCGCCCTCGCCGCCACGGCGATCGCGGCACTCGTGCTGGCGGCGTGCACGGGCGGCGGCGACGAGGGCACGACGACCGACGGCAGCCAGGGCTTCCCCGATGACGGGTGCACGCACATCACCATCGCGACCTCGTCGGAGAAGGTGAACATGCTCGACGAGCTGGCCGCGGCGTTCAAGGACTCCCCGGAGCACGAAGGCCTCGAGACCTGCGCCACCGTGCGGCCGACCAACGTCTCCTCGGGCAACGCCGCCCGCTACCTCACGGCGGGAGACGACTGGCCGAGCGACGACCGCGCGCTCTGGCCCACGCTCTGGTCGCCTGCATCCACCGTCTGGACCGACCGCGTCGCCGCGGCCGCATCGCCGAGCCTCGTCGGCGAGCCCGCGTCGTTCACGCGCACGCCTGTCGTGTTCGGGATGCCGGAGCCGATGGCGAAGGCGCTCGGCTACCCCGAGAAGCCGATCAGCATCACCGACCTCGAGGGGCTCTGCCAGGACCCGAGCGGATGGGGCAGCGTCGGCAAGGACATCTGGGGCGCATTCAAGATCTCGAAGACGAACCCGAACACCTCGACCACGGGTCTCTCCACGATCCTGATGCAGTCCTACGAGGCATCCGGCAAGGCGGACGCGCTCACCTCCGAGGACGTGGATGCCGCGGCCGATTTCTCGCGCGTGTTCGAGGAGTGCGTGATCCACTACGGCGACACGACCGGCAACGTGCTGTCGACGCTCTACGACGAGACGCAGAACGGCGCCAACGGCTCGGCCTACGTCTCGGCGGTCGCGCTCGAGGAGACCTCGCTGCTGAACTACAACCAGGGCAACCCCGACTCGCACACCGTGCAGCCGGGCGAGACCCTGACCCCGCCCAAGACCAAGCTCGTGGCGGTGTATCCCGCCGGCGGCTCGATGTGGTCGGACAACCCGGTCACGGTCCTCGGGGCCGACTGGGTCACGGCCGAACAGCGCGCGGCCGGCGAGGCGTTCGCGGAGTTCCTGCAGTCCACGCCGGCGCAGAAGGTCCTGCCGGAGTACGGGTTCCGCCCGCTCGACGAATCGGTTCCCCTCGGCGACCTGTTCACGGCGAAGTTCGGCGTCGACCCCGCGCAGCCGGCCGTCACGCTCCCCAAGCCCGAGGTCGACGTGATCTCCACGGCCATCGACCAGTGGACGCAGGTGCGCAAGCCCTCGTCCGTGCTCGAGCTCATCGACATCTCCGGCTCGATGGACGACCCGATCGGCGACGGCCGCTCCCGGCTCGACGGCGCGATCGAGGGCGCGCAGACGACGCTCGGTCACTTCCGCTCCTCCGATGAGGTCGGCGTCTGGGCGTTCACGACCGGCATCTCGTCCGACGAGGGCGACGGCATCCAGGTGCTGCGCGACGTCACGGCCCTCGGAGCCGACGGTGAGAAGCTCGACTCCTCGCTCGACGACCTGCGCTATGCGCAGCGCAACGGCACGCCCCTCTACGACGCGGTGCTCACGGCGTACGAGGCCATGAGCGAGCGCGCCGAACCGGGACGCATCAACGCGATCGTCGTGCTGTCCGACGGCGAGGACACGGATTCCACCACCTCTCTCGACTCGCTGATCGCGAAGATCGGCAAGAGCTCGAAGGAGGGCGGCGACGACGCCCCGGTGCGCATCTTCACGATCGCCTACGGCGAGGGAGCCGACCCCACGGCGCTGCAGCGCATCGCGGACGCCACCGGCGGCCAGATGTTCGACGCCTCGGATGCCGAGCGCATCGATCTCGTCTTCGCCTCCGTGATCAACAACTTCTGA
- a CDS encoding SRPBCC family protein, producing MATNTRAMDCTPDDVFRVLGNGWLYPTWVVGASRMRDVDEAWPGPGAELHHSFGVWPALLDDTTQMKEWDPPHRAVLRARGWPVGEASVTIRVRRLSSGCLVRIDEEPVKGPATIVPRFLTTPMLRWRNAETLHRLAYLAEGNAG from the coding sequence ATGGCGACCAACACCCGCGCGATGGACTGCACACCGGATGACGTGTTCCGCGTGCTCGGGAACGGCTGGCTCTACCCGACCTGGGTCGTCGGTGCCTCGCGCATGCGGGACGTGGACGAGGCGTGGCCGGGCCCGGGTGCCGAGCTCCACCACTCCTTCGGGGTGTGGCCCGCCCTGCTCGACGACACGACGCAGATGAAGGAGTGGGACCCGCCGCACCGCGCCGTCCTGCGGGCCCGCGGCTGGCCGGTCGGCGAGGCGAGCGTCACGATCCGGGTGCGCAGGCTCAGCTCCGGGTGCCTGGTGCGCATCGACGAGGAACCGGTGAAGGGCCCGGCCACCATCGTCCCGCGCTTCCTCACGACGCCGATGCTGCGCTGGCGCAACGCCGAGACGCTGCACCGCCTCGCGTACCTCGCCGAGGGGAACGCGGGCTGA
- a CDS encoding LacI family DNA-binding transcriptional regulator, producing the protein MTVSEGRDVAATLTDVARRAGVSIATASRAFGEPDRLAGGTLERVLQAAVDLGYTNPQSSVATRTIGVIVPDIANPVYAMLLKAIQGQAWHGRHRIVLFDADEDLRREREQIEQARKLDGMLLCSPRLPDEEVLALVGGTPYVVVNRQIDGAPCVVMDTEHGPTQAIEHLVALGHQHVAYASGPRGSWADARRFDTISRACERHGIRLTRLSHHAASIQGGRAAAALAAASSATAVVAYNDLVALGLEAGMSELGRICPDDISIVGIDDIDLAGAVTPGLTTVQMPIDRCGALAVDLLLQAISGTVVSDVVTLGSQLIVRASTAAPA; encoded by the coding sequence GTGACAGTGAGCGAAGGGCGGGACGTGGCGGCGACATTGACCGACGTGGCACGGCGGGCCGGCGTGTCGATCGCGACGGCGTCGCGGGCGTTCGGCGAGCCGGATCGGCTCGCCGGCGGAACACTCGAGCGGGTGCTGCAGGCCGCCGTCGATCTCGGGTACACGAACCCGCAGAGCAGCGTCGCCACGCGGACCATCGGGGTCATCGTCCCTGACATCGCGAACCCCGTCTATGCGATGCTCCTCAAGGCCATCCAGGGTCAGGCCTGGCACGGCCGCCACCGGATCGTGCTGTTCGACGCCGACGAAGACCTCCGCCGGGAGCGCGAGCAGATCGAGCAGGCGCGCAAGCTCGACGGCATGCTGCTGTGCTCACCGCGCCTTCCCGACGAGGAGGTCCTCGCACTGGTCGGAGGCACCCCGTACGTGGTGGTCAACCGGCAGATCGACGGGGCGCCGTGCGTCGTCATGGACACCGAGCACGGACCCACCCAGGCGATCGAGCACCTCGTCGCCCTGGGCCACCAGCACGTCGCGTACGCCTCTGGCCCGCGCGGCTCCTGGGCCGATGCCCGCCGGTTCGACACGATCTCCCGCGCATGCGAGCGCCACGGCATCCGCCTCACGCGCCTCAGCCATCACGCCGCGTCGATCCAGGGCGGTCGCGCCGCCGCCGCGCTCGCCGCAGCCAGCAGCGCGACGGCGGTCGTGGCCTACAACGATCTGGTCGCGCTCGGACTCGAGGCCGGGATGTCGGAGCTCGGTCGCATCTGCCCCGATGACATCAGCATCGTCGGCATCGACGACATCGATCTCGCCGGTGCTGTGACGCCGGGCCTCACCACCGTGCAGATGCCGATCGACCGCTGCGGAGCCCTCGCGGTCGACCTGCTCCTCCAGGCGATCTCCGGCACCGTCGTCAGCGACGTCGTGACGCTCGGCTCGCAGCTCATCGTGCGAGCCTCGACCGCCGCCCCGGCCTGA
- a CDS encoding mannitol dehydrogenase family protein, with amino-acid sequence MTIIADHPRPERAGILHLGLGSFHRAHQAVYTAAALPAGGDWGIVGVASRSRTVVDAMHAQNLLYSVATISPDSTALTVPGVHTDAFVGAEQPERVVAQIADSGIRIVTLTVTENGYSYSAATQHLDLDDATVRADLGGGAPRSTIGQLARGLQARASAGGAPISVLSCDNLASNGAHTEKLVREFLQALPQGEGAEALTYLDQAVTFPSSMVDRIVPSTTPELRNRVSALLGAHDEIPVPAEPFTMWAIEDRFAGGRPAWEAGGAVFTTEVGRYEQMKVRLLNGTHSLIAYLGALRGVATIPEAIGLEDVARAALSVLRSEYEPSIEVPSGVDIRDYETQLFERWGNSALGHRTSQVGTDGSVKLRQRIPEPAIQALARGEMPHLIALTIAGYLSCIAPLPGFDPGPHAAAMTDAARERLGALAATARTGRELAERVISELQLFGDGLAGQDAFIARVGDLIDTIQRQGVGSAIADAVSASQTITKELQP; translated from the coding sequence ATGACGATCATCGCCGATCACCCCCGCCCCGAGCGCGCAGGCATCCTGCATCTCGGTCTCGGCAGCTTCCACCGGGCGCACCAGGCCGTCTACACGGCCGCCGCTCTTCCGGCCGGCGGCGACTGGGGCATCGTCGGCGTCGCCTCGCGCTCTCGCACGGTCGTCGACGCGATGCACGCGCAGAACCTCCTCTACTCGGTCGCCACCATCTCGCCCGACAGCACCGCGCTGACGGTCCCCGGCGTGCACACCGACGCCTTCGTCGGTGCCGAGCAGCCCGAGCGCGTCGTCGCACAGATCGCCGACTCCGGCATCCGCATCGTCACCCTCACCGTGACGGAGAACGGCTACAGCTACTCCGCCGCCACCCAGCACCTCGACCTCGACGACGCCACCGTGCGCGCCGACCTCGGCGGAGGCGCCCCGCGCTCCACGATCGGGCAGCTCGCTCGCGGCCTCCAGGCCCGGGCATCGGCGGGCGGCGCCCCGATCTCCGTGCTCAGCTGCGACAACCTCGCCTCGAACGGCGCCCACACCGAGAAGCTCGTCCGCGAATTCCTGCAGGCGCTCCCGCAGGGCGAAGGCGCCGAGGCGCTCACGTACCTCGACCAGGCGGTCACCTTCCCCTCCAGCATGGTCGACCGCATCGTCCCGTCGACCACGCCCGAGCTGCGGAACCGCGTCAGCGCCCTCCTCGGTGCCCATGACGAGATCCCGGTGCCGGCCGAGCCGTTCACGATGTGGGCGATCGAAGACCGCTTCGCCGGCGGACGCCCCGCCTGGGAGGCCGGCGGCGCCGTGTTCACGACCGAGGTCGGTCGGTACGAGCAGATGAAGGTGCGGCTGCTCAACGGCACGCACTCGCTCATCGCCTACCTCGGCGCTCTCCGCGGCGTCGCGACCATCCCCGAGGCGATCGGTCTCGAAGACGTCGCACGCGCCGCGCTCTCCGTTCTCCGCAGCGAGTACGAGCCGTCGATCGAGGTTCCGTCCGGCGTCGACATCCGCGACTACGAGACGCAGCTGTTCGAGCGCTGGGGCAACAGCGCTCTCGGCCACCGCACCAGCCAGGTCGGCACCGACGGATCCGTCAAGCTGCGCCAGCGCATCCCCGAGCCTGCCATCCAGGCGCTGGCCCGCGGTGAGATGCCGCACCTGATCGCCCTCACCATCGCCGGCTACCTCTCGTGCATCGCTCCGCTCCCGGGCTTCGACCCCGGCCCGCACGCGGCGGCGATGACGGATGCCGCGCGCGAGCGCCTCGGCGCTCTCGCAGCGACCGCGCGCACCGGTCGCGAGCTCGCCGAGCGCGTGATCTCCGAACTCCAGCTGTTCGGCGACGGGCTCGCCGGGCAGGACGCCTTCATCGCCCGCGTCGGTGACCTGATCGATACGATCCAGCGTCAGGGCGTCGGCTCGGCCATCGCCGATGCCGTCTCGGCGTCCCAGACCATCACGAAGGAGCTGCAGCCATGA
- a CDS encoding L-idonate 5-dehydrogenase, translating to MKALAIHGKEDIRWEDREVPAPGEGEVRLRVNYVGICGSDLHYYFHGANGEYTIREPLTPGHELSGVVDLDPSGRLAAGTPVTVHPARYGPSISGLEDRPHLRPGGDYFGSAAANPHRQGGASEFLIVEEQMIRVLPESLPLERAALAEPLAVAIHAVGLADEVAGKRVLVIGAGPIGLLVVAAALHAGAAVVGASDVRIEPLERAQALGATEVSLVGRDAIDDESYDVVFECSGVGVALTQAVRAARRAGTVVQVGMLPNADIGVNLAPMLAKELTIRGAFRFSTEIDDAVSMLAESGALDSVVSHVIPASDAVRAFEIARDSSASAKVLLSL from the coding sequence ATGAAGGCTCTCGCCATCCACGGCAAGGAAGACATCCGCTGGGAGGACCGCGAGGTTCCGGCGCCCGGCGAGGGCGAGGTGCGCCTCCGCGTGAACTACGTCGGCATCTGCGGCTCCGACCTGCACTACTACTTCCACGGGGCGAACGGCGAGTACACGATCCGTGAGCCGCTGACCCCCGGACACGAGCTGTCGGGCGTGGTCGACCTCGACCCGTCGGGTCGCCTGGCCGCCGGCACCCCGGTGACCGTGCACCCGGCGCGCTACGGCCCCAGCATCTCCGGACTCGAGGACCGCCCGCACCTGCGCCCCGGCGGCGACTACTTCGGCAGCGCGGCCGCGAACCCGCACCGCCAGGGGGGAGCCTCCGAGTTCCTGATCGTCGAGGAGCAGATGATCCGCGTGCTCCCCGAGTCCCTGCCGCTCGAACGCGCTGCCCTCGCCGAGCCGCTGGCCGTCGCGATCCACGCCGTGGGTCTGGCGGATGAGGTGGCGGGGAAGCGGGTGCTCGTGATTGGCGCCGGTCCCATCGGCCTGCTCGTCGTCGCGGCCGCCCTGCACGCCGGAGCCGCCGTCGTCGGCGCGAGCGACGTGCGCATCGAACCGCTCGAGCGGGCTCAGGCTCTCGGCGCGACCGAGGTCTCCCTCGTGGGCCGCGACGCGATCGACGACGAGTCCTACGACGTCGTGTTCGAGTGCTCCGGCGTGGGCGTCGCCCTCACCCAGGCCGTTCGCGCTGCACGCCGTGCCGGGACCGTCGTCCAGGTCGGCATGCTCCCGAACGCCGACATCGGGGTGAACCTCGCTCCGATGCTCGCGAAGGAGCTGACGATCCGCGGGGCCTTCCGCTTCTCCACCGAAATCGACGACGCGGTCAGCATGCTGGCCGAATCCGGCGCGCTCGACTCCGTCGTCTCGCACGTCATCCCGGCATCCGACGCCGTCCGGGCATTCGAGATCGCTCGCGACTCGTCGGCCTCGGCGAAGGTCCTGCTCTCCCTCTAA
- a CDS encoding MFS transporter — protein sequence MSESQTTAQAVDDPAAKRSVRDLVRAAVSGWLGTALEFMDYQLYSLAAALVFADLFFSSENPAIAVVAAMATYGVGYVARPVGAFFFARLGDKTGRTKVLFYTILLMGLATTLIGFLPTYNQVGILAPILLVLLRIAQGFGAGAEISGAGVMLAEYAPAKRRGIIASLVALGTNCGTLLASGIWAILLVAFSEQEVIDWAWRIPFIGSAVIMLFAIWVRFNLKETPVFEERDDVVDGKALSKAETIQLATETGDVRTLEAMQRKPLKAFAIALMLRFGQAGNSGMIQTYLISYITVVLLLDRSIGVNAVIVSSLVAFITVPLSGWLGDRFGRKRMYIVWAVIALIVIVPTVLMISSKDTVQVFVGYVVLHNLAVMSFASLENLTLPELFGSRNRYTYTAMAREIAAIVATGAGPVIAAAWVSAVTGSFIPIIIMLMIFTLSALIAAIWMPEVAGRDLTDPRDAI from the coding sequence ATGTCCGAATCACAGACGACGGCTCAGGCCGTCGACGACCCCGCCGCGAAGAGGTCGGTCCGCGACCTCGTCCGCGCCGCCGTCTCCGGCTGGCTCGGCACCGCCCTCGAGTTCATGGACTACCAGCTCTACTCGCTGGCGGCCGCCCTCGTCTTCGCCGATCTGTTCTTCTCCTCCGAGAACCCCGCCATCGCGGTCGTCGCGGCCATGGCGACATACGGAGTCGGCTACGTCGCCCGCCCGGTCGGCGCATTCTTCTTCGCGCGCCTCGGCGACAAGACCGGTCGCACCAAGGTGCTGTTCTACACGATCCTCCTGATGGGGCTCGCGACCACCCTCATCGGATTCCTGCCGACGTACAACCAGGTGGGCATCCTCGCGCCGATCCTGCTCGTGCTGCTGCGCATCGCACAGGGCTTCGGTGCCGGTGCGGAGATCTCCGGCGCCGGCGTCATGCTCGCCGAGTACGCCCCGGCCAAGCGCCGCGGCATCATCGCGTCGCTCGTCGCCCTCGGCACCAACTGCGGCACGCTGCTCGCATCCGGCATCTGGGCGATCCTCCTCGTCGCATTCAGCGAGCAGGAGGTCATCGACTGGGCCTGGCGCATCCCCTTCATCGGCAGCGCGGTCATCATGCTCTTCGCGATCTGGGTGCGCTTCAACCTCAAGGAGACCCCGGTCTTCGAGGAGCGCGACGACGTCGTCGACGGCAAGGCCCTGTCCAAGGCGGAGACCATCCAGCTCGCCACCGAGACCGGCGATGTCCGCACGCTCGAGGCCATGCAGCGCAAGCCCCTCAAGGCGTTCGCGATCGCGCTCATGCTCCGCTTCGGGCAGGCCGGCAACTCCGGCATGATCCAGACGTACCTCATCAGCTACATCACGGTCGTGCTGCTGCTGGATCGCTCGATCGGCGTCAACGCCGTGATCGTCTCGTCGCTCGTCGCCTTCATCACGGTTCCGCTGTCGGGCTGGCTCGGCGACCGCTTCGGCCGCAAGCGCATGTACATCGTCTGGGCGGTCATCGCGCTCATCGTCATCGTCCCGACGGTGCTGATGATCAGCAGCAAGGACACCGTGCAGGTCTTCGTCGGCTACGTCGTGCTGCACAACCTCGCCGTGATGAGCTTCGCCTCGCTCGAGAACCTCACCCTCCCCGAGCTCTTCGGCTCCCGCAACCGCTACACGTACACGGCCATGGCACGAGAGATCGCCGCCATCGTCGCGACCGGCGCGGGTCCCGTCATCGCAGCCGCGTGGGTCTCGGCCGTCACCGGCTCGTTCATCCCGATCATCATCATGCTCATGATCTTCACGCTGAGCGCGCTCATCGCCGCGATCTGGATGCCGGAGGTCGCCGGTCGCGACCTCACCGATCCGCGCGACGCGATCTGA
- the manD gene encoding D-mannonate dehydratase ManD encodes MTIELVDVNITSPGRNFVTLKITTSDGITGLGDATLNGRELAVASYLADHVASMLIGRDEDRIEDTWQYLYRGPYWRRGPITMAAIAAVDMALWDIKAKKAGMPLYQLLGGASREGVRVYAHASGTDYAALKNAIAGYEELGYTAVRVQTGVPGLGQIYGVSSSGPGVRYDYEPAKRSGDRPSEETWDTRNYLNHMPGIFSQIREDFGTDLRILHDGHHRMSPIEAARFAKDIEPYDLFWLEDCTPGEDQTALRLVRQHSTTPLAIGEVFNSVFDYQTLITERLIDYVRSAVTHTGGITAMKKLLDFAAIYGIKSGIHGPTDISPVGMAAALHLDLAIHNFGIQEYMPHNAETLEVFQTSFTFDKGFLHPGDKPGLGVELDEDAAAGHEYTKAYLPVNRLLDGTVHDW; translated from the coding sequence ATGACCATCGAGCTCGTCGACGTCAACATCACCAGCCCCGGCCGCAACTTCGTGACGCTGAAGATCACGACCTCCGACGGCATCACCGGGCTCGGCGACGCCACCCTGAACGGCCGCGAGCTCGCTGTCGCCTCCTACCTCGCCGACCACGTCGCCTCGATGCTGATCGGGCGCGACGAGGACCGCATCGAGGACACCTGGCAGTACCTCTACCGCGGACCCTACTGGCGGCGCGGGCCGATCACCATGGCCGCGATCGCCGCCGTCGACATGGCCCTGTGGGACATCAAGGCCAAGAAGGCCGGGATGCCGCTGTACCAGCTGCTCGGCGGAGCCAGCCGTGAGGGCGTGCGGGTCTACGCACACGCCTCCGGCACCGACTACGCCGCCCTGAAGAACGCGATCGCCGGCTACGAGGAGCTCGGGTACACCGCCGTGCGCGTGCAGACCGGTGTTCCCGGACTCGGTCAGATCTACGGCGTCTCCTCGAGCGGCCCCGGCGTGCGCTACGACTACGAGCCCGCCAAGCGCTCCGGCGACCGCCCGAGCGAGGAGACCTGGGACACCCGCAACTACCTGAACCACATGCCGGGGATCTTCTCGCAGATCCGCGAGGATTTCGGCACCGACCTGCGCATCCTGCACGACGGACACCACCGCATGTCGCCGATCGAGGCCGCCCGCTTCGCGAAGGACATCGAGCCCTACGACCTGTTCTGGCTCGAGGACTGCACCCCCGGTGAAGACCAGACCGCCCTGCGCCTGGTGCGCCAGCACTCCACCACGCCCCTCGCGATCGGCGAGGTGTTCAACTCGGTCTTCGACTACCAGACCCTCATCACCGAGCGCCTGATCGACTACGTGCGCTCGGCCGTCACCCATACCGGCGGCATCACCGCCATGAAGAAGCTGCTCGACTTCGCCGCGATCTACGGCATCAAGTCCGGCATCCACGGCCCGACCGACATCTCGCCCGTGGGCATGGCCGCGGCCCTGCACCTCGACCTCGCGATCCACAACTTCGGCATCCAGGAGTACATGCCGCACAACGCCGAGACGCTCGAGGTGTTCCAGACCTCGTTCACGTTCGACAAGGGATTCCTGCACCCCGGCGACAAGCCGGGTCTCGGAGTGGAGCTCGATGAGGATGCCGCAGCCGGCCACGAGTACACCAAGGCCTACCTGCCGGTGAACCGTCTGCTCGACGGCACGGTCCATGACTGGTGA
- a CDS encoding bifunctional 4-hydroxy-2-oxoglutarate aldolase/2-dehydro-3-deoxy-phosphogluconate aldolase, protein MTGEVRRVALPQRTVDSRLVVVARAHRAEDYDTVLDVLIDAGIRSVELTLTTPGTFDRLPHLLAQYGDVTDLGVGTVTSATDLTRAVDAGASYLVTPITSTAFVEQATDAGVAIVPGGLTPTELFASWSAGAAAVKIFPAGQVGPGYLKDLRGPFPDLVAVPSGGVDLAGASAWLAAGAVAVSVGGPLLGDAFSGGDLLALRDRAQAFVEVCTP, encoded by the coding sequence ATGACTGGTGAGGTCCGCCGGGTCGCCCTGCCGCAGCGCACGGTCGATTCCCGGCTCGTCGTCGTCGCTCGTGCACACCGTGCCGAGGACTACGACACCGTGCTCGATGTGCTGATCGATGCCGGCATCCGCAGCGTCGAGCTCACCCTCACCACTCCCGGGACCTTCGACCGGCTGCCGCACCTGCTCGCGCAGTACGGCGACGTCACCGATCTCGGCGTGGGCACGGTGACGAGCGCCACCGACCTCACCCGAGCGGTCGATGCCGGCGCGAGCTATCTCGTGACGCCGATCACGTCCACCGCGTTCGTGGAGCAGGCGACGGATGCCGGTGTCGCGATCGTCCCCGGAGGGCTCACACCGACCGAGCTGTTCGCCTCGTGGTCGGCGGGCGCGGCGGCCGTCAAGATCTTCCCCGCCGGCCAGGTGGGACCCGGCTACCTGAAGGATCTCCGCGGACCGTTCCCCGACCTCGTCGCGGTGCCATCGGGCGGCGTCGACCTGGCGGGCGCATCGGCCTGGCTGGCGGCCGGAGCCGTCGCGGTGAGCGTCGGCGGACCGCTGCTCGGCGACGCCTTCTCGGGCGGCGACCTCCTCGCGCTGCGCGACAGGGCCCAGGCGTTCGTCGAGGTCTGCACGCCGTGA